Proteins found in one Gemmatimonadaceae bacterium genomic segment:
- the fabD gene encoding ACP S-malonyltransferase: MDVVLLFPGQGSQKPGMAKDLVDSFAEAREVFRRADAALDAPLSKLCFDGPAEELTLTHNAQPALLAHGAAVWATVKDAIGSRVVAAAGHSLGELTAYHAAASLDVEDGVRVVRRRGELMYESGVKQPGTMAAILGDVRRPVDEICAQASSEAGLVVPANYNCPGQLVVSGEIAGVERAMALFKEAGAKRAIRLNVSGAFHSPLMESASDGLSQALDAASFGDPDFPVYSNVTTEPVTAARTAKNLLLRQLASPVRWSDEILAIARQHPNALYVEMGPGSVLVGLVKKIDASLKTATCGTAAEVAQLTELAVS; encoded by the coding sequence ATGGACGTCGTTCTCCTTTTTCCCGGGCAGGGCTCGCAGAAGCCCGGTATGGCCAAGGACCTCGTCGACTCGTTCGCCGAGGCGCGCGAGGTATTCCGGCGCGCCGACGCGGCCCTCGATGCTCCGCTCAGCAAGCTGTGTTTCGATGGCCCGGCCGAGGAGCTGACGCTCACCCACAACGCGCAGCCGGCGCTCCTCGCGCACGGCGCCGCGGTGTGGGCGACCGTGAAGGACGCGATCGGTTCGCGTGTCGTCGCCGCGGCGGGGCATTCGCTCGGTGAGCTGACCGCCTACCACGCCGCCGCTTCGCTGGACGTCGAAGACGGTGTGCGCGTCGTGCGGCGCCGCGGTGAGCTGATGTACGAGAGCGGGGTGAAGCAGCCCGGAACGATGGCGGCAATTCTCGGTGACGTGCGTCGTCCCGTAGACGAGATCTGCGCGCAGGCGTCGAGCGAAGCTGGTCTCGTCGTGCCGGCGAACTACAACTGCCCGGGGCAGCTCGTCGTGAGCGGAGAGATCGCCGGAGTCGAGCGCGCGATGGCGTTGTTCAAGGAGGCGGGTGCCAAAAGAGCGATCCGCCTCAACGTGAGCGGCGCATTCCACTCGCCGCTCATGGAAAGCGCTTCCGATGGACTCTCCCAAGCGCTTGATGCCGCGTCGTTTGGCGATCCCGACTTCCCGGTCTACTCGAATGTGACGACCGAGCCGGTGACCGCCGCGCGGACCGCGAAGAATCTGCTGCTTCGACAGCTCGCGAGTCCGGTGCGGTGGAGCGACGAGATTCTCGCAATCGCGCGGCAGCATCCCAATGCGCTCTACGTCGAGATGGGTCCGGGGTCGGTGCTCGTCGGATTGGTGAAGAAGATCGACGCGTCGCTCAAGACGGCGACGTGCGGTACGGCCGCCGAAGTCGCGCAGCTCACCGAGCTCGCTGTTTCGTGA
- the fabG gene encoding 3-oxoacyl-[acyl-carrier-protein] reductase — MKIDLGGRVALVTGSTRGIGRAIAQSLAGAGARVAVVGRDAERAKEAAASISPEARGYGCDVADIAAMTSLIESVERDFGALDILVNNAGLNRDNLLMRLKDDDWDAVLDANLRGAFVAMRAATRGMMKRRWGRIINIASVVGVVGNKGQSNYAASKAGLIGLTKSVAKELASRNILANVVAPGFIETDMTHAMTDDAKKTLFAQIPLERLGTPADVASLVTFLASDLASYITGQVFIVDGGMVM; from the coding sequence GTGAAGATCGACCTCGGCGGCCGAGTCGCGCTCGTCACGGGAAGCACGCGTGGCATCGGCCGCGCGATCGCCCAATCGCTCGCGGGCGCCGGCGCCAGGGTCGCCGTCGTCGGCCGCGACGCCGAGCGAGCGAAAGAGGCGGCAGCCTCGATATCTCCCGAGGCGCGCGGCTACGGTTGCGACGTCGCCGACATTGCCGCCATGACGTCGCTCATCGAGAGCGTGGAGAGGGATTTCGGCGCGCTCGACATCCTCGTGAACAACGCCGGCCTCAACCGCGACAACCTGTTGATGCGTCTCAAGGACGACGACTGGGACGCGGTACTGGACGCGAACCTGCGTGGTGCGTTCGTCGCGATGCGGGCGGCGACGCGTGGCATGATGAAGCGGCGATGGGGGCGGATCATCAACATCGCCAGCGTCGTCGGTGTCGTCGGCAACAAGGGCCAGTCGAACTACGCGGCGAGCAAGGCGGGGCTCATCGGCCTCACCAAGTCGGTCGCGAAAGAACTCGCGTCGCGAAACATCCTCGCCAACGTGGTCGCCCCGGGCTTCATCGAAACGGACATGACGCACGCGATGACCGACGACGCCAAGAAAACACTGTTCGCACAGATCCCGCTCGAGCGGCTCGGGACCCCGGCCGACGTTGCGAGCCTCGTGACATTTCTCGCGTCCGATCTCGCGTCGTACATCACCGGCCAGGTCTTCATCGTCGACGGCGGCATGGTCATGTGA